In the Chryseobacterium sp. MYb264 genome, one interval contains:
- a CDS encoding TPM domain-containing protein, giving the protein MNNRFLTNQQISSLVEAIQSAEEHSSGEIRVHIDSNTEDDNAKTAFEVFKELCMNKTTERNAVLFHVNFDQKYLTIIGDVGVHEKVNQSYWDHLHDYITSEFAKGNYYKALKSGILETGLELKKHFPVTGENPNQLSDEITFS; this is encoded by the coding sequence ATGAACAACAGATTTTTAACCAATCAGCAGATATCTTCCCTTGTGGAAGCTATTCAGTCGGCAGAAGAACATTCTTCAGGCGAAATAAGAGTGCATATTGATTCTAATACAGAAGACGACAATGCCAAAACCGCGTTTGAGGTTTTCAAAGAATTGTGCATGAATAAAACCACTGAAAGAAATGCCGTGCTTTTTCATGTTAATTTTGATCAAAAATACCTTACTATCATTGGTGATGTGGGAGTTCATGAAAAAGTAAACCAATCGTATTGGGATCATCTGCACGACTATATCACTTCTGAATTTGCCAAAGGAAATTATTATAAAGCTTTAAAAAGCGGAATTCTGGAAACCGGACTTGAACTGAAAAAACATTTTCCTGTAACCGGAGAAAATCCCAATCAATTGTCTGATGAAATTACCTTCTCTTAA
- a CDS encoding LemA family protein, with protein sequence MKNKGCLSAGTIGIALLIIVAVLFFWGKNGYNNFVTKEQNVNTKWSNIETVYQKRANLIPNLERTVKAYSKFEQETLTKVVEARSKASSVNVDPTNMTEQDIAKFQAAQGELSGALNRLMVVVEKYPDLKADQQYINFQREYIAIENSIRTETVYYNGAVQDYNTSIKTFPNNILANFTNFKEKPLFKAEAGANKAPEVFSE encoded by the coding sequence ATGAAAAACAAGGGCTGTCTGAGCGCCGGAACCATCGGGATTGCTCTCCTTATTATTGTTGCCGTACTATTCTTCTGGGGAAAAAATGGCTATAATAATTTTGTTACAAAAGAACAGAATGTTAATACAAAATGGTCTAATATAGAAACTGTTTATCAAAAAAGAGCCAACCTTATCCCCAATCTGGAAAGAACAGTAAAAGCCTATTCCAAATTTGAACAGGAAACCTTGACGAAGGTAGTAGAAGCCCGTTCCAAAGCAAGTTCTGTTAACGTAGACCCTACCAATATGACGGAGCAGGACATTGCCAAATTCCAGGCAGCGCAGGGGGAATTATCCGGTGCATTAAACAGATTAATGGTGGTTGTAGAAAAATATCCCGATTTAAAAGCAGATCAGCAGTATATTAATTTCCAAAGAGAGTATATTGCCATTGAAAACAGCATCAGAACAGAAACGGTATATTATAATGGGGCTGTTCAGGATTATAACACTTCGATCAAAACTTTCCCAAACAATATTCTGGCGAATTTTACCAACTTTAAAGAAAAGCCTCTGTTTAAAGCTGAAGCAGGAGCCAATAAAGCCCCTGAAGTATTCTCAGAATAA
- a CDS encoding dihydrofolate reductase: MTTIVVAMGEKNEIGFNNQLLWHLPKDLKHFKDLTSGHPIIMGRKTYESIGKPLPNRTNIVVSRKKDWFEEGILIVGSLKEALKFAKKIDEEVFVIGGGNIYQQTIEMVDKLEVTLVKTDLEADTYFPKIDAKIWKKTNEVFHEKDEKNQYDFYFQTYEKVDGK, translated from the coding sequence ATGACAACAATAGTGGTGGCAATGGGAGAGAAAAATGAAATTGGTTTCAATAATCAGTTGCTTTGGCATCTTCCGAAAGATTTAAAACATTTTAAAGATCTTACCTCAGGACATCCGATTATTATGGGGAGAAAAACGTATGAGAGTATTGGTAAGCCGCTTCCCAACAGAACGAATATTGTTGTTTCACGAAAAAAAGACTGGTTTGAGGAAGGAATTCTGATAGTTGGAAGCCTGAAGGAAGCTCTGAAATTTGCCAAGAAGATAGATGAAGAAGTTTTTGTGATTGGAGGCGGCAATATTTATCAACAAACGATAGAAATGGTAGATAAATTGGAAGTCACTTTAGTAAAGACTGATTTGGAAGCAGATACTTATTTTCCGAAGATCGATGCGAAAATCTGGAAGAAAACGAATGAAGTTTTCCACGAAAAAGACGAAAAAAATCAATATGATTTTTATTTTCAAACTTATGAAAAGGTTGATGGTAAATAG
- a CDS encoding DUF2892 domain-containing protein: MNKYIKFGISALIIAVAVYLMMNRNIGWGIVLVIIAASPILLFFKNEYILLAFWQLRKQNMEKAAEWLTKITNYQSQLHKSQYGYFHYLLGLTQAQDHPTKVEPLMKKALEYGLNMKHDRAMATLNLAAAAISKGRKQEGQKLLEEAKRLDSAGMMTDQIKMMKDQLKMPTMQKHMHNPNMRNRGKFF; this comes from the coding sequence ATGAATAAATACATAAAGTTCGGAATATCTGCGTTAATTATTGCAGTAGCAGTTTATCTGATGATGAACAGAAATATTGGCTGGGGAATTGTTTTAGTTATCATTGCAGCATCACCCATCTTACTTTTCTTTAAAAATGAATATATTCTATTGGCATTCTGGCAGTTGAGAAAACAAAATATGGAGAAAGCTGCGGAGTGGTTAACGAAAATTACGAATTACCAGTCTCAGCTTCACAAATCCCAATACGGATATTTTCACTACTTATTAGGTTTAACTCAGGCTCAGGATCACCCGACGAAAGTGGAACCACTGATGAAGAAAGCTTTAGAATATGGTCTGAACATGAAGCATGACAGAGCGATGGCGACCTTAAATCTGGCAGCTGCGGCAATTTCAAAAGGGAGAAAGCAGGAAGGTCAGAAATTGTTGGAAGAAGCCAAAAGACTCGACAGTGCAGGAATGATGACAGATCAAATCAAAATGATGAAAGATCAGTTAAAAATGCCTACCATGCAGAAGCATATGCACAACCCGAATATGAGAAACAGAGGGAAATTCTTTTAA
- a CDS encoding trimeric intracellular cation channel family protein, with the protein MHEQFNFAIEVLGTISFSMSGSFAAMQKRLDPFGVLIIAFVTSVGGGTVRDLLLDIPVFWMHDLLTCAVIILTSIFTMIFKSFEKNFQVTLFIFDSFGLGLFTIIGIQKGLNVDIHPLICIGLGTITGCFGGIIRDILLNRIPLIFRKEIYATACILGGSMFLLLTKFTHFSYTVIQIFTILLIVTIRTFAVKYHWQIPKFYGYEHNNSEM; encoded by the coding sequence ATGCACGAACAGTTCAATTTTGCCATAGAAGTTCTCGGAACCATTTCCTTTTCGATGTCGGGAAGTTTTGCAGCGATGCAAAAACGTCTTGATCCGTTTGGGGTGCTTATTATTGCCTTTGTGACTTCTGTCGGCGGCGGAACGGTAAGAGATCTTTTATTGGATATTCCAGTTTTCTGGATGCATGATCTTCTCACCTGTGCCGTCATTATTCTCACCAGCATTTTCACGATGATTTTTAAGTCTTTTGAGAAAAATTTTCAGGTGACCTTATTTATTTTTGATAGCTTCGGACTCGGATTATTTACCATTATCGGAATTCAGAAAGGATTAAATGTTGACATCCATCCTTTAATATGTATTGGTTTAGGAACGATAACGGGGTGTTTCGGAGGGATTATCCGGGATATTCTACTGAACAGAATACCGTTGATCTTCAGGAAAGAGATTTATGCAACCGCCTGCATTCTGGGCGGATCAATGTTTTTACTGTTAACAAAATTTACCCATTTTTCGTATACCGTGATACAGATTTTCACCATTTTACTGATTGTTACCATACGGACATTTGCCGTAAAATACCATTGGCAGATCCCAAAATTCTATGGTTACGAGCACAATAATTCTGAAATGTAA
- a CDS encoding four helix bundle protein — MDFNQIFRDRTKKFSVSIIKSLSLLPYSDDLSIIRKQIIRSATSVAANYRAVSRARFEKERFAKLCIVVEEIDETQLWLEIIEELEYLNKEKILHLKLECEELVKVMTKYKFKLSQNSTS, encoded by the coding sequence ATGGATTTTAATCAAATATTTCGAGATAGAACTAAAAAATTTTCAGTTTCTATTATAAAATCTTTGTCACTACTACCCTATTCTGATGATCTTTCAATCATTAGAAAACAAATTATAAGATCTGCAACTTCAGTTGCTGCCAATTACCGGGCTGTTTCCAGAGCAAGATTTGAAAAAGAAAGGTTTGCAAAACTTTGTATTGTGGTTGAGGAAATTGATGAAACCCAACTTTGGCTTGAAATAATTGAAGAATTAGAATATTTAAATAAAGAAAAAATTCTACATTTAAAACTGGAATGTGAAGAATTAGTAAAAGTAATGACAAAGTATAAATTTAAGTTATCTCAAAATTCAACGTCATAA
- the coaD gene encoding pantetheine-phosphate adenylyltransferase, giving the protein MKIAVFPGSFDPITLGHYDIIERAAPLFDKLIIAIGQNSQKKYMFPLEKRMEFIQNSVAEFPNVEVDYFEGLTVDYCFEKNAQYIIRGLRNPADFEFEKAIAHTNRTLAHKKLETVFLLTSSGKSFISSSIVREILNHGGEYELLVPDSVRV; this is encoded by the coding sequence ATGAAAATTGCTGTTTTCCCGGGTTCATTCGATCCCATTACTTTAGGTCATTATGATATTATCGAAAGAGCAGCGCCTCTTTTTGATAAACTGATTATTGCTATCGGACAAAATTCTCAGAAAAAATATATGTTCCCTTTGGAAAAAAGAATGGAGTTTATTCAAAATTCCGTTGCAGAATTTCCCAATGTGGAAGTGGATTATTTTGAAGGCTTAACGGTAGATTACTGTTTTGAAAAAAATGCACAGTACATCATCCGAGGCCTCAGAAATCCGGCTGATTTTGAATTTGAAAAAGCCATCGCTCATACCAACAGAACTTTAGCTCATAAAAAACTGGAAACCGTATTTTTATTAACCTCATCCGGAAAATCTTTCATCAGCAGCAGCATTGTGAGAGAAATCTTAAACCACGGAGGGGAATATGAATTGCTTGTTCCGGATTCGGTAAGAGTCTAA